From Buchnera aphidicola (Periphyllus lyropictus), a single genomic window includes:
- a CDS encoding class I SAM-dependent methyltransferase codes for MKIISNRFNKKKKINSLSINFLSKSINFRRKYTKKKEIINRAIRIKNKKKITVLDATAGLGKDSFILASLGYKVFMIEKNKTIYKLLSNGLKRAKKDKKIGKWIKKRMILFHNDSFKIFKKKKIIADVIYLDPMFIKKKKSLPKKDLFFLRILLKKNKNKKCLLPSAIKAAKTKVVVKRFIKAPFLSNKKPNHIIYGKKIRFDIYYKDKKNIY; via the coding sequence TTTTCTATCCAAATCAATTAATTTTAGAAGAAAATATACAAAAAAAAAAGAAATTATTAATCGAGCAATCAGAATAAAAAATAAAAAAAAAATAACTGTATTAGATGCAACAGCAGGATTAGGAAAAGATTCTTTTATTTTAGCTTCTTTAGGATACAAAGTTTTTATGATAGAAAAAAATAAAACTATTTATAAATTACTATCAAATGGATTAAAAAGAGCAAAAAAAGATAAAAAAATAGGAAAATGGATAAAAAAAAGAATGATTTTATTTCACAATGATAGTTTTAAAATATTCAAAAAAAAAAAAATAATCGCAGATGTTATTTATTTAGATCCTATGTTTATAAAAAAAAAAAAATCTCTTCCTAAAAAAGATTTATTTTTTTTAAGAATTTTATTAAAAAAAAATAAAAATAAAAAATGTTTATTACCTTCAGCAATTAAAGCAGCTAAAACAAAAGTAGTTGTAAAAAGATTTATTAAAGCTCCATTTTTATCTAACAAAAAACCAAATCACATTATTTATGGAAAAAAAATTAGATTTGATATTTATTATAAAGATAAAAAAAACATATATTAA